A part of Neovison vison isolate M4711 chromosome 6, ASM_NN_V1, whole genome shotgun sequence genomic DNA contains:
- the PRKCD gene encoding protein kinase C delta type — MAPFLRIAFTSYELGSLQPADDASQPFCAVKMKEALSTERGKTLVQKKPTMYPEWKSTFDAHIYEGRVIQIVLMRAAEEPMSEVTVGVSVLAERCKKNNGKAEFWLDLQPQAKVLMSVQYFLEDVDCKQSMRGEDEAKFPTMNRRGAIKQAKIHYIKNHEFIATFFGQPTFCSVCKDFVWGLNKQGYKCRQCNAAIHKKCIDKIIGRCTGTAANSRDTIFQKERFNIDMPHRFKVYNYMSPTFCDHCGSLLWGLVKQGLKCEDCGMNVHHKCQKKVANLCGINQKLLAEALNQVTQRPSRKSETETVGIYQNFERKSGVPGDIVPDSGTYGKIWEGSSRCNIENFTFHKVLGKGSFGKVLLAELKGKKEFFAIKALKKDVVLIDDDVECTMVEKRVLALAWENPFLTHLFCTFQTKDHLFFVMEFLNGGDLMYHIQDKGRFELYRATFYAAEIVCGLQFLHSKGIIYRDLKLDNVMLDQDGHIKIADFGMCKENIVGDKQASTFCGTPDYIAPEILQGLKYSFSVDWWSFGVLLYEMLIGQSPFHGDDEDELFESIRVDTPHYPRWITKESKDILEKLLERDTSKRLGVSGNIKIHPFFKTINWTLLEKRAVEPPFKPKVKSPGDFSNFDQEFLNEKARLSYTDKNLIDSMDQTAFAGFSFVNPKFERFLEK; from the exons ATGGCACCGTTCCTGCGCATCGCCTTCACCTCCTAtgagctgggctccctgcagCCCGCCGATGACGCCAGCCAGCCCTTCTGTGCCGTGAAGATGAAGGAGGCGCTCAGCACAG AGCGCGGGAAGACGCTGGTGCAGAAGAAGCCCACCATGTACCCCGAGTGGAAGTCCACATTTGATGCCCACATCTACGAGGGCCGAGTCATCCAGATCGTGCTGATGCGGGCAGCCGAAGAGCCCATGTCCGAGGTGACGGTGGGCGTGTCGGTGCTGGCTGAGCGCTGCAAGAAGAACAACGGCAAGGCCGAGTTCTGG CTGGACCTACAACCCCAGGCCAAGGTGTTGATGTCTGTGCAGTATTTCCTGGAAGATGTAG ATTGCAAACAGTCCATGCGTGGTGAAGACGAGGCCAAGTTCCCAACTATGAACCGCCGTGGAGCCATCAAACAGGCCAAAATCCACTACATCAAGAACCACGAGTTCATTGCCACCTTCTTCGGGCAGCCCACTTTCTGTTCTGTGTGCAAAGACTTCGTTTG GGGTCTCAACAAGCAAGGCTACAAATGCAGAC AATGCAACGCTGCCATCCACAAGAAATGCATCGACAAGATCATCGGCCGGTGCACGGGCACCGCAGCCAACAGCCGGGACACCATA TTCCAGAAAGAACGTTTCAACATCGACATGCCGCACCGATTCAAGGTTTACAACTACATGAGCCCCACCTTCTGTGACCACTGTGGCAGCCTGCTCTGGGGGCTGGTGAAGCAGGGATTAAAATGTGAAG ACTGCGGCATGAATGTCCACCATAAGTGCCAGAAGAAAGTGGCCAACCTCTGCGGCATTAATCAGAAGCTCTTGGCGGAGGCGCTGAACCAAGTGACCCAG AGACCCTCCCGGAAGTCAGAAACAGAGACTGTTGGAATCTACCAGAATTTTGAGAGGAAGTCAGGAGTCCCTGGAGACATTGTCCCAG ACAGTGGGACCTACGGCAAGATCTGGGAGGGCAGCAGCAGGTGCAACATTGAGAACTTCACCTTCCACAAGGTCCTGGGCAAAGGCAGCTTTGGGAAG GTGCTGCTGGCAGAGCTGAAGGGCAAAAAGGAGTTCTTCGCTATCAAGGCCCTCAAGAAGGACGTGGTTCTGATTGACGACGATGTGGAGTGCACCATGGTGGAGAAGCGGGTCCTGGCACTTGCCTGGGAGAATCCCTTTCTCACCCACCTCTTCTGCACGTTCCAGACCAAG gACCACCTGTTCTTCGTGATGGAGTTCCTCAACGGGGGGGACCTGATGTACCACATCCAGGACAAAGGCCGCTTCGAGCTCTACCGCGCCAC GTTTTATGCAGCTGAGATCGTCTGTGGACTGcagtttctgcacagcaagggaatcATTTACAG GGACCTCAAGCTGGACAATGTGATGCTGGACCAGGACGGCCACATCAAGATCGCCGACTTCGGGATGTGCAAGGAGAACATCGTTGGGGACAAACAGGCCAGCACATTCTGCGGCACTCCTGACTACATCGCCCCTGAG ATCTTGCAGGGCCTCAAGTACTCGTTCTCCGTGGACTGGTGGTCCTTCGGAGTCCTTCTGTACGAGATGCTCATCGGTCAGTCCCCCTTCCATGGTGACGATGAGGACGAGCTCTTTGAGTCCATCCGTGTGGACACCCCGCACTATCCCCGCTGGATCACCAAGGAGTCCAAGGACATCCTGGAGAAG CTGCTTGAAAGGGATACAAGCAAGAGGCTGGGAGTGAGCGGGAACATCAAAATCCACCCCTTCTTCAAGACCATCAACTGGACTCTGCTGGAGAAACGGGCTGTGGAGCCACCCTTCAAGCCCAAAGTG AAGTCCCCTGGAGACTTCAGCAACTTTGACCAGGAGTTTCTGAACGAGAAGGCACGCCTCTCCTACACCGACAAGAACCTCATCGACTCCATGGACCAAACAGCATTCGCTGGCTTCTCCTTCGTGAACCCCAAATTTGAGAGATTCCTGGAAAAGTGA